The Streptomyces sp. NBC_00569 genomic sequence CTCGCCCAGATAGCTCGCCCGCCCCTTGCGCGCCTGCATCGGAGTCGTCGCGAGCGCGCCCTGCTCGGCGGCGGAGGCGGCCGCGTCGAAAGAAGTGCCGAGCGCGTCGACCGCGGGCACCAGCGCGTCGATCATGGTCTTGTCGCCCGGCGCGGCACCGCCCAGCGTCATGACCGCGTCCACCCCGGTCCGCAACGCCGCGGCGAGCTCCGCCTCACTGACCTCGGGCGCGTCCCCCAGCGCCTTGCCCGTACGGCGCAGGAGCGTCCCGTACAGCGGACCCGACGCGCCGCCCACGGTCGAGATCAACTGGCGCCCGGCCAGGGTGAGAACACCACCCGGGGTGGCCGGTGCCTCCTTCTCCAGGGCGGCGCTCACGGCCACGAAACCGCGCTGCAGATTGCTGCCGTGGTCGGCGTCACCGATCGGCGAGTCGAGTTCGGTGAGCCGGGTCGCCTCCCGGTCGACAGCCGCGGTGGCCGCCGTGAGCCAGCGTCGGAAGAAATCGGCGTCGAGCACGTCATCTCCTTGCGTGGTGGTGATGGTTCGGACGACGGACTGCCTCACATGCCCCAGCGCAGGCCCGCCGTGCTGACGGGCGCGTCCCACAGGCGCAGCATCTCCTCGTCGACCTGGCACAGAGTGACGGAGGCACCGGCCATGTCGAGCGAGGTGACGTAGTTCCCGACGAGGGTGCGCGCCACCGGCACGCCGCGCTCGGTGAGCACGCGCTGGACCTCGGCGTTGAACCCGTAGAGCTCCAGCAGCGGGGTCGCGCCCATGCCGTTGACGAGGACGAGTACCGGGCCGGTCGGCTGAAGGTCCTCGAGGACGGCGTCCACGGAGAAGTCGGCGATCTCGCCGGAGGTCATCATGGCGCGCCGCTCGCGGCCCGGCTCCCCGTGGATGCCGACGCCCAACTCCAGCTCGCCGGGCGGCAGATCGAAGGTCGGGCTGCCCTTGGCGGGCGTGGCGCACGCGCTCAGGGCCACACCGAAACTCCGTGCGTTCGCGTTGACCTGACGGGCGATCGCCTCCACGCGCTCCAGCGACTGCCCCTCCTCGGCCGCCGCACCCGCGATCTTCTCGACGAACAGGGTCGCGCCCGTGCCGCGCCGGCCCGCGGTGTACAGACTGTCCGTGACGGCCACGTCGTCGTCGACGAGGACCCTGGCGACCTGGATCCCCTCGTCCTCGGCGAGTTCCGCGGCCATGTCGAAGTTGAGCACGTCACCCGTGTAGTTCTTCACCACGAAGAGCACCCCGGCGCCGCTGTCCACGGCGGCCGCGGCCCGCACCATCTGGTCCGGCACCGGCGACGTGAACACCTCACCCGGACAGGCGGCCGACAGCATCCCGTGCCCCACGAACCCCCCGTGCAGCGGCTCGTGCCCCGACCCACCGCCGGAGACGATCGCGACCTTCCCCTCGACGGGGGCGTCCCGGCGCGCGATCACCCGGTTCTCGACATCGACGTTCAGCTCCGGATGAGCCGCAGCCATCCCCCGCAACGCGTCGGCGACCACGGTCTCGGCCACGTTGATGAGCATCTTCATGGGTACCTCCAAGTGAGCGAAGCATCTGGGCCTCTGGCCAGTGTTTTTTCCCTGGTCAAAGCGGGTTTGGAAGGTTTTCGATCTTGGCGGTCCGTGGCGGCTGGGAGCGGGTTCTGGCGGGGCTGTTGCTGACCTATTGCTGACTTTACTGACGGAGTATCAGGTGGACGTGTAGTTGCGGACCGGCGCTCCCAACCGCTCACTCACGGCAGTATCGGCTCTCGCGGAGACCTGGTCACGTGTGCGGCGTGGGTGGTTGGCAGAAGGTGTCGTCGCCAAGCATGGCGATCTTTCGCACCCCCAAGCCGATTCTGCGTGACGCCCACGACAAGGGTTCGATGGCGGAAGACCCTGTGGAAGGCATGCAAGAGCCGGAGTATGTCCGCCAAAAGATGGTCGTTCCTTCCTTCGCGTACTTGAAGCAAGCCCTGACTGTCGCGGATGAGGGCCTCGTGCTGGAGATCGTGATGATGGCGGGGTGCGGGCTGCGCAACGGAGAGGCCCAGGCCGTCAACATCAACAACCTCGTGGCCGATGACGTCTACCGAGTGCACGAGCAGATCCACTCCAACCCCGCCGGCCGGCAAACCTGAAGCACCGCAAGGCGGGGGAGTCCCGGGAGGTTCCTATGCCCAGCTCGGTGCGAGAAGCGATTGAGCAGTACGAGGAGAAGCACGGCGCCACGTAGGTGAGCTATCTGCTGCGCGGGCCGGGCCGATGCTGCCTCTCTCGCCAGCCCGCCATGCCGCCCGCCGCCAATCATGGCGAGCCGCAAGGCACGTTGCCGCCTGGCCAGCGTGAAACTACAGGCTCGACTCGCTTCAGGTGCATAGTGGCGGGACGGAGACTTCTCCCGTCCCCCGGCTCGGTTAGACGATCTTGGCGGGGAACCCGCCGAGATCTGCACCGTTCCACCTGCGGTCGACTGAAACCAGGGAACGGCGAAGGCTCATACCACTACTCGGCCGAGCCCTGCCGTATCCGCTGGCGGGCCTTCTCGTAGAAGTTGTGTGCCGCGTCGAGTCAGCGGCTCGTCTCCGCGTACGTCAGGACGTGGCGGAGCTTGGTGAGTACGCGCCAGTTTCTTCAGGTCGGCGAAGCCGTGCTCGTTTGCCGCGCGTTCCCGGCTGACCAGCCGGTCCGCTTGCTTCTCCGGGGCGGTCAGCGGCTTGTGCCGCGACGCCTGCGCTACCGCGCACGTCGGTCGGCCGTGTCGAGGGGGACGGTCAGCGGGAGGTGAGGGGGGTTTCGGACTCAACGCGGGTGAGCTTTTCGGGGTTGCGGACGTAGTAGAGACCCGTGACGCGAGCGTTCTCCACGCGGAAGGCCAGCACGCCGTCGATCACGCCGTCCACGCGCAGGATAAGTCCGGGGTTGCCGTTGACCGTCGTGGGCTCACTGGTGAAGGTGCCGCCGGCCTTTTCGACACTGCCGGCCATGTAACGGAGCACCTTGTCGGCGCCGACGACCGGTCGCAAGGCCGCCAGCCTGAGGCCGCCGCCGTCGCTGACGAAGACAACATCCGGGGCGAGTACGTCGAGCAGCCCCTGTAGGTCCCCGGTCTCGAGCGCGGACTGGAACGAATTCAACGCTGCCCGGGTTTCTTCCGGGGATACCGATGTGCGCGGCCGGCGGGCGTCGACGTGCCGGCGGGCGCGGTAGGAGATCTGGCGTGCGGCGGCGGGGCTCTTGTCGATCGCGGCCGCGATGTCGGCGTAGCCGAAGTCGAAGACCTCGCGCAGCACGAAGACGGCGCGCTCGGTCGGTGAGAGGGTTTCGAGGATGAACATGAGTGCCAGCGACAAGTTCTCGGACAGTTCGACGTCCTCGGCCACGTCCGGCGCGGTGAGCAGGGGCTCGGGCAGCCAGGGGCCGACGTAGGCCTCCTTGCGCCGTTTGAGGGTGCGTAGCCGGTTGAGTGCTTGCCGGGTCGTGATCCGTACCAGGTAGGCGCGCTGGTCCTGCACCTGCTCCAGGTCGACCTTGATCCACCGCAGCCAGGCCTCCTGGAGGACGTCCTCGGCGTCCGCTGCCGATCCGAGCATCTCGTACGCGACGGTGAACAGCAGGTCGCGGTGGGCGACGAAGGCCTCGGTCGCGGGCTCGGTGACGTGGTCGTTCATGTCGTGCGCTTCACTTTCTCGTGGTTGGCCCCATGTGCCGGAAACGGGCCGTAAGGAACATGAACCCAGTCCGATGACGGGGTTGTCGGCAGCAGCCTCCCCACTGGTCAGGCCACGTGGGGTGGGGGGGATGGCACCCCGGTGCCCGGCCATGGCATACGAGGCCGAGGCGTTGGGCGCTTGTCACTCCGGCTCGGTCCTTGTTGGGCCGGACCGGTCGGTCCGGCCCAACAAGGGGACTTGGCGGCTAGGCCGCGCGTCGGATGTCGGGCGGCGTCGTGGGGTGTTCCGGCAGAGACGTTTCCAGGCGGTCGGTGCCGTCGCCGTGGGATGCGCGGGAACTGGCCTTGCGCGCCCCGGACACCAACTTATTGAGGGTGAACCGGCAGGCGATCTCTTTGACGCCGGCACCGGGTCGCCCGCTGATGCGGAGCGCGTTCACCTTGTCGTTCGGGTAGGAGAACTGGGTGATGCCCTCGTTTCGGCCGAGGCTGAGGCATTGCCCGGCGAAGAACATCCGGACGCGAGCGGGTGCTTTCCCCGCGATCCGGCGCAGGATCGTGTCGGCGGCTGCCGGGCCCAGCTGCACGGCGGCCTGGCAGCTCATCCGGAACGGCTGGTCCGTCATCACCGCCGCGTCCCCGGCGGCGACGATGCGCACGTCGTCCACACTGGTCAGCGTCGCGTCGGTGAGCAGGCGGCCGTCGGTGTCGGTGCGCAGCCCGCTGCGGGCGGCCAGGTCCGGGACACGGAATCCCGCGGTCCAGATGGTCACCGCGCTGGGCAGCGAGCGGGCGTCGTCGAGCTGTACGGCGTCCTGTGTCACTTCCCTCACCCGCGCACGGGGGCCTTCGAGGACGGTCACACCCAGCTTGGCGAGCCGGCGGGCGACCGGGCGGCGGACCCGGGCGTGCAGGGAGGGGCCGAGCGCGTCGCCGCAGACCAGGGTGACCTTGCGGCCCGATTCCGCCAGCTCGGCGGCGGTCTCCAGGCCGGTCGGTCCGGCCCCGACCACGGTCACCGAAGCCGACGCGGACGTCGTATCCAGCGCCGACCGCAGTCGTTGCGCCCCCTCGAAGTCCGACACCCAGTGAGCGAACTCCGCCGCTCCGGGCACGCCGGGATCGGCGGCGCCGCTGCCCACCGCGTAGACGAGGTAGTCGTAGGAGAGTGTGTCACCACCCGCCAACGACACCCGGCGCCCGGCAGCGTCGATTCGGGTCGCGGTGTCGACCACCAGGCGGACGTCCCCGCCCAGAACTTCACCGAAGCCCTCGACCGCGTCGTCGGAGCCGGTCACTAGCTGGTGCAGGCGGATCCGCGAGACGAACTCGGGGCGCGGATTGACCAGGGTCACCGACACGCCATCGCGCCGAGCCAGGCTGTTGGCGGCTGTCACGCCCCCGTACCCGCCGCCGATCACGACCACCTGGACGTTCCCGTTCATCATGTCTCCCTCGTTCTTATGGACTCGGCATTGAGACACCAGCCGCGCATCCGGTGTAACAGCTCGCGGATGAGACGTAGCGCACATCGGACGCGGCAGAAGCGCCGCCCCTTCCGCCGCGAGTGGCGTGACGCGGCCCTGACGAGGTCGGGGCAAGGGCCGGGGAGTCTCGCGGTCGCGGGCGAGGGGGCCCAGCCTGCGGCACTCGGCCTGACACGGCTCGGTGGTGGCCGCGCGGGCGACTGGAGCCGACGGACACGACGTGGTGCCAGCCCGACATGCGCTTGCGGTGCCAGGCCTGGGGAGTCCCCTGGCGTGGCGGGGAAGACCGGTGCCCAGCGCCGCCGGGGCTCCTTGGAGACGACGGCCCGCAAGGTCACATACCCAGCTCCGGCGTCTAGGATCGCGCTGACCAGCAGGTTCTCGGGTTGTCTCACGTCCTGCCCTTGCCGAGACGAAGAGCTGCATGGACCTCGCCTGCCTGCTGCTCATCGCCAACGCCCTGATCCACGACCAGGGCCGCCGGTTCGACACCATCGAGGACATCGACGACGTCACAGGGAATCCGGAATGCAAGGCACAACGCCACCCGGCTTCAAGGACGAGATGCTCTTCGTCTGCCGCGTACCCAAGGAGGTCGAGGTCACCCCGCGGGATCCGCGTACTTCCACCACGCCGACTCCTTCGCCTTGATGCGCGGCGGCCATCTCGACATCTGTGTCCTCGGCGCGTTCCAGGTCTCCGCCACCGGCGACCTGGCCAACTGGCAGACGGGTGCCCCCGACGCCATCCCTGCCGTCGGCGGAGCCATGGACCTGGCGATTGGGGCGAAGAAGGTGTTCGTGATGATGACCCTGTTCACCAAAGACGGCACGCCCAAGCTGGTGCCCGAGTGCGGCTACCCGCTCACCGGCCTCGGCTGCGTCGACCGCGTCTACACCGACCTCGCGGTCTTCGACATCACCCCCCAAGGAGTGCGCGTCACGCAGACATTCGGCATCACACCGGACGAGCTCGCCGCACGCCTGGACGTACCCCTGACCGTCGTCGAGTAGTGCTTCACGGGTGGGGAATCGCCGTCGCCGAACTACGTCGGCGACGGCTGGTCGGCGCGGAGCGCCAGAGCAGACGTCAGTCCGGAATGGTGACCAGTACCCGGCCGCGTCCGCCCGCATCGACCCGTTCATGAGCTTTGGCGATTTCCTGTAGCGGGTAGCGGTCGCCGACGTCGACGGTGACGGCGCCCACAGCAGCCGCAGCGATAAGATCCCGGGCCGCCTGCCGTTTGGCCTCGGCCGGGAAGTCGTCGCTGCCGAGCAGGCGCAGCGTAACGTTGTTGAACAGCAGGGGCCAGAAGGGGAGTTCGGTGCGGTCGGCGTGGGTTCCGTAGGCGGCGATGACCGCATCGAGTGCGGTGACCGCGTTGTCGAGGTCGGCGTTGGCAGAAAGCGACACTTCGATGACACGGTGCACGCCGTCCGGTGCATGCGCGCGAATTGCCGCGGCGGGGTCCTCCATGTCCAGGGCGACGGCGTGCGAGGCGACGGCTGGGTCGACGCGATCCAGATCGCGCTCGCGGCGGACGGTGCCGATGACCGTGGCTCCACCCCAGCGGGCGAGCTGAGCGGCCAACGAGCCCACACCGCCAAGGACGCCGTTCACAAGGACGAGTCGTCCGTCGACCGGGCCGTCCGCGAACACCGCTCGGTGCGCGGTGATACCAGGGATGCCGAGACTCGCCCCGAGCTCGTCGCCGAGGTGGTCGGGGAGTGGCACGGCCTGATGGTCCGGAACCACCGTGAACTGAGCGGCGGTACCGAAGGGCCGGTAGGACTGGGCTCCGTACACCCACACCCGCTCGCCCACGCGGCGGGTATCGACCCCACCGCCGACGGCATCGACGACGCCGGCGGCGTCACTGTGCGGGATCAACTGGGGATACGGCATGGAGGAGCCGAGCCAGCCGCGCCGCTTCTTGGTGTCGCCGGGATTGACCCCGGACACGTGGACTCGGACTCGGACTTCGCCAAAGCCGGGCTCAGGGTCGGGTAGTTCACCGACGTGCAGGACATCGGCGGCCGGGCCCTGTCGGTCGTACCAGGACGCGAACATGGAGGTACCTCCGGTGGCTCTCAGGGGCGGTCGGGTGCTGCCTTGCCCAGGACTTCGCGGAGCCATGTTCGTTCGGCTCGGCTCGTGGCACGGGCGGTGAGCATCAGGCCGCGCCGATATGGGTC encodes the following:
- a CDS encoding NAD(P)/FAD-dependent oxidoreductase; the protein is MNGNVQVVVIGGGYGGVTAANSLARRDGVSVTLVNPRPEFVSRIRLHQLVTGSDDAVEGFGEVLGGDVRLVVDTATRIDAAGRRVSLAGGDTLSYDYLVYAVGSGAADPGVPGAAEFAHWVSDFEGAQRLRSALDTTSASASVTVVGAGPTGLETAAELAESGRKVTLVCGDALGPSLHARVRRPVARRLAKLGVTVLEGPRARVREVTQDAVQLDDARSLPSAVTIWTAGFRVPDLAARSGLRTDTDGRLLTDATLTSVDDVRIVAAGDAAVMTDQPFRMSCQAAVQLGPAAADTILRRIAGKAPARVRMFFAGQCLSLGRNEGITQFSYPNDKVNALRISGRPGAGVKEIACRFTLNKLVSGARKASSRASHGDGTDRLETSLPEHPTTPPDIRRAA
- a CDS encoding NADPH:quinone reductase, whose product is MFASWYDRQGPAADVLHVGELPDPEPGFGEVRVRVHVSGVNPGDTKKRRGWLGSSMPYPQLIPHSDAAGVVDAVGGGVDTRRVGERVWVYGAQSYRPFGTAAQFTVVPDHQAVPLPDHLGDELGASLGIPGITAHRAVFADGPVDGRLVLVNGVLGGVGSLAAQLARWGGATVIGTVRRERDLDRVDPAVASHAVALDMEDPAAAIRAHAPDGVHRVIEVSLSANADLDNAVTALDAVIAAYGTHADRTELPFWPLLFNNVTLRLLGSDDFPAEAKRQAARDLIAAAAVGAVTVDVGDRYPLQEIAKAHERVDAGGRGRVLVTIPD
- the dhaL gene encoding dihydroxyacetone kinase subunit DhaL, which encodes MLDADFFRRWLTAATAAVDREATRLTELDSPIGDADHGSNLQRGFVAVSAALEKEAPATPGGVLTLAGRQLISTVGGASGPLYGTLLRRTGKALGDAPEVSEAELAAALRTGVDAVMTLGGAAPGDKTMIDALVPAVDALGTSFDAAASAAEQGALATTPMQARKGRASYLGERSIGHQDPGATSSALLIGALAEAARDE
- the dhaK gene encoding dihydroxyacetone kinase subunit DhaK, translated to MKMLINVAETVVADALRGMAAAHPELNVDVENRVIARRDAPVEGKVAIVSGGGSGHEPLHGGFVGHGMLSAACPGEVFTSPVPDQMVRAAAAVDSGAGVLFVVKNYTGDVLNFDMAAELAEDEGIQVARVLVDDDVAVTDSLYTAGRRGTGATLFVEKIAGAAAEEGQSLERVEAIARQVNANARSFGVALSACATPAKGSPTFDLPPGELELGVGIHGEPGRERRAMMTSGEIADFSVDAVLEDLQPTGPVLVLVNGMGATPLLELYGFNAEVQRVLTERGVPVARTLVGNYVTSLDMAGASVTLCQVDEEMLRLWDAPVSTAGLRWGM
- a CDS encoding RNA polymerase sigma-70 factor, with amino-acid sequence MNDHVTEPATEAFVAHRDLLFTVAYEMLGSAADAEDVLQEAWLRWIKVDLEQVQDQRAYLVRITTRQALNRLRTLKRRKEAYVGPWLPEPLLTAPDVAEDVELSENLSLALMFILETLSPTERAVFVLREVFDFGYADIAAAIDKSPAAARQISYRARRHVDARRPRTSVSPEETRAALNSFQSALETGDLQGLLDVLAPDVVFVSDGGGLRLAALRPVVGADKVLRYMAGSVEKAGGTFTSEPTTVNGNPGLILRVDGVIDGVLAFRVENARVTGLYYVRNPEKLTRVESETPLTSR